The Brassica napus cultivar Da-Ae chromosome C7, Da-Ae, whole genome shotgun sequence genome has a segment encoding these proteins:
- the LOC106389693 gene encoding tryptophan--tRNA ligase, cytoplasmic-like, which translates to MFLYMVFEELTYVLLFESACRYLQEAFKVPVVIQLTDDEKFMWSKTLKVEDTKRLARENIKDIIACGFDVEKTFIFSNIEHAGTFYENTLKIGKCVTVNKANAIFGFAGEDPVGKMGFPPVQAAPSFASSFQHLFPGKDNNLRCLIPCAIDQVCIFVFHVISVSLIHYYVMQFLCANNQILLLVFVQDPYFRMTRDVAPRLNYSKPALIESKFLPSLKASTFKLVFRILPLYRYVTYKQLHAFKLLNAFGRFCAGSERKNVGK; encoded by the exons ATGTTTCTTTACATGGTTTTCGAAGAACTTACTTATGTTTTATTGTTCGAATCGGCTTGTAGATACCTGCAAGAAGCTTTTAAGGTTCCTGTTGTTATACAGCTTACGGATGATGAAAAGTTCATGTGGAGTAAGACCTTAAAAGTGGAGGATACTAAAAGACTTGCCAGGGAAAATATCAAAGATATAATTGCTTGCGGATTTGATGTAGAAAAGACATTTATTTTCTCGAACATCGAGCATGCTGG TACATTCTATGAAAATACGTTGAAGATTGGAAAGTGCGTAACAGTTAATAAG GCTAACGCAATCTTTGGCTTTGCTGGCGAAGATCCTGTTGGAAAAATGGGTTTCCCTCCTGTGCAG GCAGCTCCATCTTTTGCTAGCTCGTTCCAACACTTGTTCCCTGGAAAGGACAATAATCTCCGTTGCTTGATTCCTTGTGCTATTGACCaagtttgtatttttgttttccaTGTTATTAGCGTATCATTAATTCATTATTATGTTATGCAGTTTTTGTGTGCTAATAATCAAATATTGCTTTTGGTTTTTGTTCAGGATCCATATTTTCGAATGACTCGAGATGTTGCACCTCGGTTAAATTATAGCAAGCCTGCTCTAATTGAGTCAAAATTCTTGCCTTCTCTGAAGGCAAGTACGTTTAAACTAGTCTTTAGGATATTGCCACTTTATAGATATGTTACTTACAAACAACTTCATGCCTTCAAATTATTGAATGCCTTTGGTCGCTTTTGTGCAGGGAGTGAACGGAAAAATGTCGGCAAGTAA